A single region of the Paraburkholderia megapolitana genome encodes:
- a CDS encoding Tex family protein, with protein MTETVALKIVQRIATELAVQPRQVAATVELLDEGSTVPFIARYRKEVTGNLDDTQLRNLEERLLYLRELEDRRASIVASIDEQGKLTDELRAAIEGADSKQVLEDLYLPYKPKRRTRAQIAREAGLEPLAHLLLAEPQRDPQTEAVAYVDAEKGVADIKAALDGARDILSEQFGETAELLGKLRDYLFNQGVVSSSVVEGKEGEEGEKFRDYYDYSETIKTIPSHRALALFRGRNAGVLMVKLGLGEELDAQVPHPGEAMIARHVGVANLGRPADKWLSDVCRWCWRVKVQPHIENELLTHLREEAEHEAIRVFARNLKDLLLAAPAGPKAVIGLDPGLRTGVKVAVVDRTGKVLATDTIYPHEPRRDWDGSLAKLARIAAHTQAELISIGNGTASRETDKLASELIARHPELKLQKIVVSEAGASVYSASELAAKEFPDLDVTLRGAVSIARRLQDPLAELVKIDPKAIGVGQYQHDVNQRELARSLDAVVEDCVNAVGVDANTASVALLARVSGLNATLARNIVDFRDANGPFPSREHLRKVPRLGDKTFEQAAGFLRINGGENPLDRSSVHPEAYPVVERILAKISKQAGDVLGNREALAGLSPAEFVDERFGLPTVRDILSELEKPGRDPRPEFKTATFREGVEKISDLSPGMVLEGVVTNVAAFGAFIDIGVHQDGLVHVSALSTRFIKDPHEVVKAGQIVKVKVLEVDVKRQRIALTMRLDDDAAGSSAPRGGAGQQDRGTGRSSGAGRPQQQRSREPEPAGGAMAAAFAKLKQR; from the coding sequence ATGACGGAAACCGTAGCACTCAAGATCGTCCAGCGTATCGCCACCGAACTCGCCGTCCAGCCGCGCCAGGTCGCGGCTACGGTGGAACTGCTCGATGAAGGATCGACTGTTCCGTTCATTGCCCGCTACCGGAAGGAAGTGACCGGCAATCTCGACGACACGCAATTGCGCAATCTCGAAGAGCGTTTGCTGTATCTGCGCGAGCTGGAAGACCGGCGCGCATCGATCGTCGCGAGCATCGACGAACAGGGCAAGCTGACCGACGAACTGCGCGCCGCGATCGAAGGCGCCGACAGCAAGCAGGTTCTCGAAGATCTCTATCTCCCGTACAAACCGAAGCGCCGTACGCGCGCGCAGATCGCCCGCGAAGCCGGGCTCGAGCCGCTTGCGCATCTGTTGCTCGCTGAACCGCAGCGCGATCCGCAGACCGAAGCTGTCGCGTATGTCGATGCCGAAAAAGGCGTGGCCGACATCAAGGCCGCGCTCGACGGCGCGCGTGACATTCTCTCCGAGCAATTCGGCGAAACCGCCGAGCTGCTCGGCAAACTGCGCGACTATCTGTTCAACCAGGGCGTCGTGTCGTCGAGCGTGGTGGAAGGCAAGGAAGGCGAAGAAGGCGAGAAATTCCGCGACTACTACGACTATTCCGAAACCATCAAGACCATCCCCTCGCATCGTGCGTTGGCGCTGTTTCGCGGTCGCAACGCGGGCGTGCTGATGGTCAAGCTCGGCCTTGGCGAAGAACTCGATGCGCAGGTGCCGCACCCCGGCGAAGCGATGATCGCGCGCCACGTCGGCGTCGCGAATCTGGGCCGCCCCGCCGACAAGTGGCTCTCCGATGTCTGCCGCTGGTGCTGGCGCGTCAAGGTGCAGCCGCATATCGAAAACGAACTGCTCACGCATCTGCGCGAGGAAGCCGAGCACGAGGCGATCCGCGTGTTTGCGCGCAATCTGAAAGACCTGCTACTCGCCGCACCCGCGGGCCCGAAGGCCGTGATCGGTCTCGATCCGGGTCTGCGCACCGGCGTGAAGGTCGCCGTGGTCGATCGTACCGGCAAGGTGCTCGCCACCGATACGATCTATCCTCACGAGCCGCGCCGCGACTGGGACGGCTCGCTCGCGAAGCTTGCGCGCATTGCTGCACATACGCAGGCCGAGTTGATCAGCATCGGTAACGGCACGGCTTCGCGCGAAACCGACAAGCTCGCGAGCGAACTGATCGCGCGTCATCCGGAATTGAAGCTGCAGAAGATCGTCGTATCGGAAGCCGGCGCCTCGGTGTACTCCGCTTCCGAACTCGCCGCGAAGGAGTTTCCGGACCTCGACGTGACGCTGCGCGGCGCAGTATCGATTGCACGGCGTCTGCAGGATCCGCTCGCGGAACTCGTCAAGATCGACCCGAAAGCGATCGGCGTCGGCCAGTATCAGCACGACGTGAACCAGCGCGAACTCGCGCGTTCGCTCGATGCCGTTGTCGAGGATTGCGTGAACGCGGTCGGCGTCGATGCGAACACGGCGTCGGTTGCGCTGCTCGCACGCGTCTCCGGTCTGAATGCGACGCTCGCGCGCAATATCGTCGATTTCCGCGACGCAAACGGCCCGTTCCCGTCGCGCGAACACCTGCGCAAGGTACCGCGCCTCGGCGACAAAACCTTCGAGCAGGCGGCGGGTTTTCTGCGCATCAACGGCGGTGAGAATCCGCTCGATCGTTCGTCCGTGCACCCGGAAGCGTACCCGGTCGTCGAACGGATCCTCGCGAAGATCAGCAAGCAGGCCGGTGACGTGCTCGGCAATCGCGAAGCGCTCGCGGGGCTGTCGCCGGCAGAATTCGTCGACGAGCGCTTCGGCTTGCCGACGGTGCGCGACATTCTGTCGGAACTCGAAAAACCGGGCCGCGATCCGCGCCCCGAGTTCAAGACCGCGACCTTCCGTGAAGGCGTCGAGAAGATCTCCGATCTCTCGCCGGGGATGGTGCTCGAAGGCGTCGTCACGAACGTCGCGGCATTCGGCGCGTTTATCGACATCGGCGTGCATCAGGATGGCCTCGTCCACGTGTCGGCGCTGTCGACGCGCTTCATCAAGGACCCGCACGAAGTCGTCAAGGCCGGGCAGATCGTCAAGGTGAAGGTGCTCGAAGTCGACGTGAAGCGGCAGCGCATTGCGCTGACGATGCGTCTGGATGACGATGCCGCGGGTAGCAGCGCGCCGCGTGGCGGTGCCGGTCAGCAGGATCGCGGCACAGGACGCTCAAGCGGCGCTGGCCGGCCGCAGCAGCAACGTTCACGTGAGCCGGAACCTGCTGGCGGCGCGATGGCGGCGGCATTCGCGAAGCTTAAGCAGCGATAA
- the hflK gene encoding FtsH protease activity modulator HflK, which produces MNEYNERSTWLRLRAILSLNDPRWGRGDDNGSRQRPNDPRRPQNGKDGDGPPDLDEMWRDFNRRLSGLFGRKGSGGGGERRPDNGRSAQIGVGIVVGVLIAIYLGSGVFVVQDGQAAVVSQFGQYRYTADQGVHWRLPYPFETHEVVNIGTIHSVEIGRDNVVRPANVKDASMLTHDADIVDVRFSVQYQVRKPTDYLFRSVDPDQSVTQAAQAAVRSIVGARSTDAILYQDREAIRQQLSDSIQQSLDAYHTGLVVTGVTIQGVKAPDQVQAAFDDASKAHLDNERATRDAQAYANDLLPRAQADAARMIDEAKAYSDRVVAQAQGDAARFKQVYAQYSKAPAVIRERMYLDTMQHIYSNTTKVFVDSKAGNNVLYLPLDKLVEQTRQRASDAAAAAVVNPNPNAAAAVPQDASAAAAAAAAATTSGATGVATSAVPAVPASQAATAASDAFRSRDSLRDRSREDDVSQ; this is translated from the coding sequence GTGAACGAATACAACGAGCGGAGTACCTGGCTGCGTCTGCGCGCCATCCTGTCGCTGAACGATCCGCGTTGGGGACGGGGCGACGACAATGGCTCCCGGCAGCGCCCGAACGACCCGCGCCGTCCGCAAAACGGCAAGGACGGTGACGGGCCGCCGGATCTCGACGAGATGTGGCGCGACTTCAATCGCCGCTTGTCCGGTCTGTTCGGCCGCAAGGGCTCGGGCGGTGGCGGCGAGCGTCGTCCGGACAACGGCCGCAGCGCACAGATCGGCGTAGGCATCGTAGTCGGCGTGCTGATCGCCATCTATCTCGGTAGCGGCGTATTCGTCGTGCAGGATGGTCAGGCCGCCGTCGTGTCGCAGTTCGGCCAGTATCGCTACACCGCGGACCAGGGTGTGCACTGGCGTCTGCCGTATCCGTTCGAAACGCATGAAGTCGTTAACATCGGCACGATCCATTCGGTCGAGATCGGGCGCGATAACGTCGTGCGCCCGGCCAACGTGAAGGACGCATCGATGCTCACGCACGACGCCGATATCGTCGACGTGCGCTTTTCCGTGCAGTACCAGGTGCGCAAACCCACCGACTATCTGTTCCGTAGCGTCGACCCCGACCAGAGCGTGACGCAGGCAGCGCAGGCGGCGGTGCGCAGCATCGTCGGCGCGCGCAGCACCGATGCCATCCTCTATCAGGATCGCGAAGCGATCCGCCAGCAATTGAGCGATTCGATCCAGCAGTCGCTCGACGCTTACCATACCGGCCTCGTCGTGACCGGCGTGACGATCCAGGGCGTCAAGGCACCGGACCAGGTGCAGGCCGCTTTCGACGACGCGTCGAAAGCTCATCTGGACAACGAACGCGCAACACGCGACGCGCAGGCCTATGCGAACGACCTGTTGCCGCGCGCCCAGGCCGATGCCGCACGCATGATCGATGAAGCGAAAGCCTATAGCGACCGCGTAGTCGCCCAGGCGCAAGGCGATGCCGCGCGCTTCAAGCAGGTCTACGCGCAGTATTCGAAGGCCCCTGCGGTGATCCGCGAACGCATGTATCTGGACACGATGCAGCATATCTATTCGAATACGACGAAGGTGTTCGTCGACAGCAAGGCGGGCAACAACGTGCTGTATCTGCCGCTCGATAAACTCGTCGAACAGACGCGTCAGCGGGCCTCCGATGCAGCGGCCGCAGCTGTGGTCAATCCGAATCCGAACGCAGCCGCTGCCGTGCCGCAAGATGCGAGCGCCGCTGCTGCGGCCGCAGCAGCGGCCACGACGTCAGGTGCAACGGGCGTCGCTACTTCCGCAGTGCCGGCGGTTCCCGCCAGCCAGGCGGCCACCGCCGCCAGCGATGCATTCCGCTCGCGCGACAGTCTTCGCGACCGCAGTCGCGAAGACGACGTGTCGCAATGA
- a CDS encoding adenylosuccinate synthase → MSASAVNVNAGRNVVVVGTQWGDEGKGKIVDWLTDHAHGVVRFQGGHNAGHTLIIGGKKTILRLIPSGIMHPGVACYIGNGVVLSPEALFKEIGELESAGVDVQKRLFISEATTLILPYHIAIDQGREARRGAGKIGTTGRGIGPAYEDKVARRGLRVQDLFEPELFAARLRENLDYHNFVLTQYLGAAPVDFQQTLDTMLSYADRLKPMVTDVSRRLYDENEAGRNLLFEGAQGTLLDIDHGTYPFVTSSNCVAGAATAGAGVGPQKLHYILGITKAYCTRVGSGPFPSELYDADNPQRQDQIGVTLANVGKEFGSVTGRPRRTGWLDAAALRRSIQINGISGLCMTKLDVLDGLDEVKLCVGYTLDGRSIDILPRGASEVSRCVPVYETFGGWKESTVGIKEWDKLPANARAYLTRVQEVAGVPVDMVSTGPDRDETILLRHPFKV, encoded by the coding sequence ATGTCTGCCAGCGCAGTGAATGTGAACGCCGGGCGCAACGTCGTCGTGGTGGGGACCCAGTGGGGTGATGAGGGCAAGGGCAAGATCGTCGACTGGCTGACGGACCACGCCCATGGCGTCGTGCGCTTCCAGGGCGGTCACAATGCCGGCCACACGCTGATCATCGGCGGCAAGAAAACGATCTTGCGCCTGATCCCGTCGGGCATCATGCATCCGGGCGTCGCATGCTACATCGGCAACGGCGTCGTGCTGTCGCCGGAAGCGCTGTTCAAGGAAATCGGCGAACTCGAATCCGCCGGTGTCGACGTTCAGAAGCGTCTCTTCATCTCCGAAGCCACCACACTGATCCTGCCGTATCACATCGCGATCGACCAGGGGCGCGAAGCGCGCCGCGGCGCGGGCAAGATCGGCACCACGGGCCGCGGCATCGGTCCGGCATACGAAGACAAGGTGGCGCGCCGCGGGCTGCGCGTGCAAGACCTGTTCGAGCCGGAGCTGTTCGCTGCACGCCTGCGCGAAAACCTCGACTATCACAACTTCGTGCTGACCCAGTACCTGGGCGCGGCACCGGTCGATTTCCAGCAGACGCTCGACACCATGCTGAGCTACGCCGACCGCCTGAAGCCGATGGTCACCGACGTGTCGCGCCGCCTCTACGACGAGAACGAAGCCGGCCGCAACCTGCTGTTCGAAGGTGCGCAGGGCACGTTGCTCGATATCGATCACGGCACCTATCCATTCGTCACGTCGAGCAACTGCGTCGCCGGTGCGGCGACCGCTGGCGCGGGCGTCGGTCCGCAGAAGCTTCACTACATCCTCGGCATCACCAAGGCGTACTGCACGCGCGTCGGCTCGGGCCCGTTCCCGAGCGAGCTGTACGACGCAGACAATCCGCAGCGCCAGGATCAGATCGGCGTGACGCTTGCCAACGTCGGCAAGGAATTCGGTTCGGTCACCGGCCGTCCGCGCCGTACCGGCTGGCTCGATGCAGCGGCGCTGCGTCGCTCGATCCAGATCAACGGCATATCGGGCCTGTGCATGACGAAGCTCGACGTGCTCGACGGTCTCGACGAAGTGAAGCTGTGCGTCGGCTACACGCTCGACGGTCGCAGCATCGACATCCTGCCGCGCGGCGCATCGGAAGTGTCGCGTTGCGTGCCGGTGTACGAAACGTTCGGCGGCTGGAAGGAAAGCACGGTTGGCATCAAGGAATGGGACAAGCTGCCCGCCAACGCGCGTGCGTATCTGACACGTGTGCAGGAAGTTGCGGGCGTGCCGGTCGACATGGTATCGACGGGCCCCGACCGCGATGAAACGATCCTGTTGCGCCACCCGTTCAAGGTCTAA
- a CDS encoding ATP phosphoribosyltransferase regulatory subunit yields the protein MSTWLLPENIADVLPSEARKIEELRRRLLDRFRAYGYEMVMPPLLEYIESLLTGGGSDLDLRTFKLVDQLSGRTLGLRADITPQVARIDAHLLNRQGVTRLCYAGNVVHTRPRGLHATREQIQIGAEIYGHAGLEADLEIQQLMLDALRLAGLAKVRLDLCHAGVLAALIDTEPAAAALGEPLFEALAGKDVPRLVELTAGLQPVTRDALRVLPTLYGDASVLDEARARLPNAPEIARALDDLAFLAAQVDGAEVMIDLADLRGYTYHSGVMFSAYVDGVPNAVARGGRYDHVGQAYGRARAATGFSLDLREVARISPVEARSSAILAPWQHDDALRASVAALRDAGEVVIQALPGHDHALDEFACDRVLVERNGAWVVEALQ from the coding sequence ATGTCGACCTGGTTACTTCCCGAGAATATTGCCGACGTTTTGCCGTCGGAGGCCCGCAAGATCGAAGAATTGCGGCGCAGGCTGCTGGACCGGTTCCGCGCCTATGGCTACGAGATGGTGATGCCGCCGCTGCTCGAATATATCGAGTCGCTGCTGACGGGCGGCGGCAGCGATCTGGATCTGCGCACCTTCAAGCTCGTCGATCAATTATCCGGCCGCACGCTCGGGCTGCGCGCGGACATCACGCCGCAGGTTGCGCGGATCGATGCGCATCTGCTGAACCGCCAGGGCGTGACGCGCCTGTGCTACGCGGGCAACGTCGTGCATACGCGCCCGCGCGGCCTGCACGCCACACGCGAGCAGATCCAGATCGGCGCCGAAATCTACGGTCATGCGGGGCTCGAAGCGGACCTCGAAATCCAGCAACTGATGCTCGACGCGCTGCGTCTCGCCGGTCTCGCGAAGGTGCGCCTCGACCTCTGCCACGCTGGCGTGCTGGCGGCGCTGATCGATACCGAACCGGCCGCTGCGGCGCTCGGCGAGCCGCTTTTCGAGGCGCTCGCGGGCAAGGACGTACCGCGGCTCGTGGAGCTGACAGCGGGTCTGCAACCGGTCACGCGCGACGCGTTGCGCGTACTGCCGACGCTGTACGGCGATGCCTCGGTGCTCGACGAGGCGCGGGCGCGCCTGCCGAACGCACCGGAAATCGCCCGCGCGCTCGACGATCTCGCGTTCCTTGCGGCCCAGGTCGACGGCGCGGAAGTGATGATCGATCTGGCCGACCTGCGTGGCTACACGTATCACAGCGGCGTGATGTTCTCCGCCTATGTGGACGGCGTGCCGAACGCGGTGGCGCGCGGTGGCCGGTACGACCACGTGGGCCAGGCATACGGCCGGGCGCGTGCGGCAACCGGCTTTTCGCTCGATCTGCGCGAAGTCGCGCGCATTTCGCCGGTGGAGGCGCGCAGTAGCGCGATTCTCGCGCCGTGGCAGCACGACGACGCGTTGCGCGCGAGCGTTGCGGCGCTGCGCGATGCCGGCGAGGTGGTGATCCAGGCATTGCCGGGGCACGACCACGCGCTCGACGAATTTGCCTGCGACCGGGTGCTGGTCGAGCGCAACGGTGCATGGGTCGTCGAAGCGCTTCAGTAA
- a CDS encoding potassium transporter Kup: MTDTHHVRKQPLPSLAIAAIGVVFGDIGTSPLYSLKEAFSPSHGIPLTQSSILGVISLLFWAIVIVVSVKYVLFVMRADNNGEGGVLALMALSLRSFNQKSRAAGLLMMLGIFGACMFYGDAVITPAISVMSAVEGLQIAAPKLSHLVMPLTMIILVLLFWIQRHGTALVGRLFGPIMVLWFVTLAVLGISHIVQAPVVIKALNPYYAFSFMSAHVLQAYVVLGSVVLVLTGAEALYADMGHFGAKPIRVAWYALVMPSLVLNYFGQGALLMHDPKAIENPFYLLAPDWALLPLVVLSTVATVIASQAVISGAYSLTSQAIQLGYVPRMKILHTSELAIGQIYVPVVNWMLLFIILCIVLAFKSSDNLAAAYGIAVTATMVITTVLACVVMVKVWNWNKLLVGFIIAVFMIVDLGFFGANLLKVEEGGWLPLGIGALLFFLLMTWFKGRMIVKERTAADGIPLMPFLQGLLAHPPHRVSGTAIYLTGSDTLVPVSLLHNLKHNKVLHERTIFLTFVTRDIPYVDDAERVTFKELDGGLYLVKAVYGFNETPDVKAVMLEVGRTHDMTFELMDTSFFLARETVVPTQLPGMSVWRERVFAWMHQNAAKPTDFFSIPANRVVELGTKIEI, encoded by the coding sequence ATGACAGATACCCATCACGTGCGCAAGCAGCCTCTGCCGTCTCTTGCGATCGCCGCAATCGGGGTGGTCTTCGGCGATATCGGCACGAGCCCGCTGTACTCGTTGAAGGAAGCCTTCAGCCCGTCACACGGCATTCCTCTTACGCAAAGCTCGATTCTGGGTGTCATTTCGTTGCTGTTCTGGGCGATCGTGATCGTCGTCAGCGTCAAGTACGTGCTGTTCGTGATGCGCGCCGACAATAACGGCGAAGGCGGCGTGCTCGCGCTGATGGCGCTGTCGCTGCGTTCGTTCAATCAGAAAAGCCGCGCCGCAGGACTGCTGATGATGCTCGGCATCTTCGGCGCGTGCATGTTTTACGGCGATGCGGTGATCACACCGGCCATCTCGGTGATGTCGGCGGTCGAAGGGCTGCAGATCGCCGCGCCGAAACTTTCCCACCTCGTCATGCCGCTGACGATGATCATTCTCGTCTTGCTGTTCTGGATCCAGCGCCACGGCACGGCGCTCGTGGGTCGTCTGTTCGGTCCGATCATGGTGTTGTGGTTCGTGACGCTCGCGGTGCTCGGCATCTCGCATATCGTTCAGGCGCCGGTCGTCATCAAGGCCTTGAATCCGTACTACGCGTTCAGCTTCATGTCGGCGCACGTGCTGCAGGCGTATGTCGTGCTCGGTTCGGTCGTGCTGGTGCTGACCGGTGCGGAAGCGTTGTATGCGGACATGGGCCACTTCGGCGCGAAGCCGATCCGCGTGGCCTGGTATGCGCTCGTCATGCCCTCGCTCGTGCTGAACTACTTCGGCCAGGGTGCGCTGCTCATGCACGACCCGAAAGCGATCGAAAACCCGTTCTACCTGCTCGCACCCGACTGGGCACTGCTGCCGCTCGTCGTGCTGTCGACGGTGGCGACGGTGATCGCTTCGCAGGCCGTGATTTCCGGTGCGTACTCGCTGACGAGTCAGGCGATCCAGCTCGGCTATGTGCCGCGTATGAAGATTCTGCACACGTCGGAACTCGCGATTGGCCAGATCTATGTGCCGGTGGTGAACTGGATGCTGCTGTTTATCATCCTGTGCATCGTGCTTGCCTTCAAGAGCTCCGACAATCTCGCGGCCGCCTACGGCATCGCGGTGACCGCGACGATGGTGATCACGACCGTGCTCGCGTGCGTGGTGATGGTCAAGGTGTGGAACTGGAACAAGCTGCTGGTCGGCTTCATCATTGCGGTGTTCATGATTGTCGATTTAGGCTTCTTTGGCGCGAACTTGCTGAAGGTCGAGGAGGGCGGTTGGCTGCCGCTCGGCATCGGTGCGTTGCTGTTCTTCCTGCTGATGACCTGGTTCAAGGGCAGGATGATCGTGAAGGAACGCACGGCAGCCGACGGTATTCCGCTGATGCCGTTCCTTCAGGGGCTGCTCGCGCATCCGCCGCATCGCGTGTCGGGTACGGCGATCTATCTGACCGGCAGCGATACGCTCGTGCCGGTGAGCCTGCTGCACAACCTGAAGCACAACAAGGTGCTGCACGAGCGCACGATCTTCCTGACCTTCGTCACACGCGATATCCCTTACGTCGACGATGCGGAGCGCGTGACGTTCAAGGAACTCGATGGTGGCCTGTATCTCGTGAAGGCGGTCTACGGTTTCAACGAAACGCCGGACGTGAAGGCCGTGATGCTCGAAGTGGGCCGTACGCACGACATGACTTTTGAGCTGATGGATACGTCGTTTTTCCTCGCGCGCGAAACGGTGGTGCCGACGCAGTTGCCGGGTATGTCGGTGTGGCGCGAGCGGGTGTTCGCGTGGATGCATCAGAACGCTGCGAAGCCGACCGACTTCTTCAGTATTCCCGCAAATCGTGTGGTCGAGCTGGGGACGAAGATCGAGATTTGA
- a CDS encoding DUF2065 domain-containing protein translates to MDIAGSLLLAIALMLIIEGMFPFVFPSAWRDTFRRIAERPPHHIRIGGLIVMALGLVLLLIAT, encoded by the coding sequence ATGGACATAGCCGGCTCGTTATTGCTCGCGATCGCACTGATGCTGATCATCGAAGGGATGTTTCCCTTCGTCTTTCCGAGCGCGTGGCGCGACACGTTTCGTAGAATAGCGGAGCGGCCGCCGCATCATATCCGGATCGGCGGCCTGATCGTGATGGCGCTGGGCCTCGTGCTGCTGCTGATCGCGACCTGA
- the hflC gene encoding protease modulator HflC — protein sequence MNRIIALVVAIVVVLFVASSTVFVVDQRHMAVVSGRDGAAGTLAGPGLHVKLPAPLQNVTLIDTRIQSLDTPDEDNYVSADKTGLLVNPVIKYRVSDPLKLVAETKGDTQGLPDRLALLARSALGDAFAKYTVADALAKQQDIANEARDSMQKAAASLGVDVLAVQLTRIDFPAAMADSVYKRMIAARQQAASEERAKGASEADQIKADADRKQQALLADAYQQAQTIKGEGDGNAASIAADAFGRDPQFYEFYQSMLAYRNSFKPNDVIVVDPSSDFFRFMRSPSGAASPDAAAAPRKH from the coding sequence ATGAATCGAATCATTGCACTCGTCGTCGCTATCGTGGTCGTGCTGTTCGTCGCCTCGTCGACGGTGTTCGTCGTCGATCAACGTCATATGGCGGTGGTATCGGGACGCGACGGCGCTGCAGGCACGCTGGCAGGCCCCGGCCTGCACGTGAAGCTGCCCGCGCCGCTGCAGAACGTCACGCTGATCGATACGCGAATCCAGTCGCTCGACACGCCGGACGAAGACAACTACGTCAGCGCCGACAAGACCGGTCTGCTCGTCAATCCAGTTATCAAGTATCGCGTGAGCGATCCGCTGAAGCTCGTGGCTGAGACGAAGGGCGATACCCAGGGTCTGCCCGACCGGCTCGCGCTGCTGGCGCGCAGCGCGCTCGGCGATGCGTTCGCGAAGTACACGGTGGCCGACGCGCTCGCGAAGCAGCAGGACATCGCGAACGAAGCACGCGACAGCATGCAGAAAGCGGCCGCGTCGCTTGGCGTCGACGTGCTCGCCGTACAACTGACGCGCATCGATTTCCCCGCCGCGATGGCCGACTCGGTGTACAAGCGGATGATCGCCGCACGCCAGCAGGCTGCGAGCGAAGAGCGCGCCAAAGGCGCATCCGAAGCGGACCAGATCAAGGCCGATGCGGATCGCAAGCAGCAGGCGCTGCTCGCCGATGCGTACCAGCAGGCGCAGACCATCAAGGGCGAGGGCGATGGCAATGCGGCATCGATTGCCGCCGATGCGTTCGGTCGCGACCCGCAGTTCTACGAGTTCTATCAGAGCATGCTGGCCTACCGGAACAGCTTCAAGCCAAACGACGTGATCGTCGTGGACCCCAGCAGCGACTTCTTCCGCTTCATGCGTAGTCCGTCCGGCGCTGCATCGCCGGACGCCGCTGCGGCGCCACGCAAACACTGA
- a CDS encoding phosphoribosyltransferase, which produces MTQGVPMIAMKDPRNDDKNLWVGWDEYHRLIELLALSVHDSGWKFDKILCLARGGLRVGDQLSRIYDLPLAILATSSYREAAGTEQGELDIAQYITMTRGELSGNVLLVDDLVDSGVTLARVQQHLKERYPAITAVRSAVLWYKGCSKVKPDYSVQYLPTNPWIHQPFEEWDTVRPHNLSAWIKRGTAQDAASKA; this is translated from the coding sequence ATGACGCAGGGTGTACCCATGATTGCGATGAAGGACCCGCGCAACGACGACAAGAACCTGTGGGTCGGCTGGGACGAGTATCACCGGCTGATCGAATTGCTTGCGCTCTCCGTGCACGATTCGGGCTGGAAGTTCGACAAGATCCTGTGTCTCGCACGCGGTGGGTTGCGCGTCGGCGACCAGTTGTCGCGCATCTACGATCTGCCGCTCGCCATTCTCGCCACCAGTTCGTATCGCGAAGCCGCGGGCACCGAGCAGGGCGAACTCGACATCGCGCAATACATCACGATGACGCGTGGCGAGCTGTCCGGCAACGTACTGCTGGTCGACGATCTGGTCGATTCCGGCGTGACGCTGGCTCGCGTGCAGCAGCATCTGAAGGAGCGTTATCCGGCCATCACGGCGGTGCGCTCGGCGGTGCTGTGGTACAAGGGCTGCTCGAAAGTGAAGCCGGACTATAGCGTGCAGTATCTGCCGACCAACCCGTGGATTCATCAGCCGTTCGAGGAATGGGACACCGTGCGCCCGCATAACCTCAGCGCGTGGATCAAGCGCGGTACGGCGCAGGATGCTGCGTCGAAGGCATGA